The Pyxidicoccus sp. MSG2 DNA segment CGGGACTTCCCCCAGCAGCACCGTGGCGCGCAGCCGGCCTCACCGGCGAGGCACTGCGCTGGCACTTCTACGACCAGCGCGGCTGCGGTGCGTCCTCCCGTCCCATCACCCGCGCTCCGCCGGACGGGACATGGAAGGCCATGCAGGAGGTGGAGGCGCGGTTGGGGCTCGCCGCGCAACTGGCGGACCTGGAGCGCATCCGGCGCCTGCTCGGGCAGGAGCGTCTCACACTGGTGGGGCACTCCTTCGGTGCGCTGGTGGCCACGCTCTACGCGGCGGAGTGGCCGGAGCGGGTGGAGGCGCTGGTGCTGGTGGCGCCCGCACCGCTGGTGACGATGCCCGCGGGCGACGGGAACCTCTTCACCCAGGTCGGCGCCCGGTTGGACACGGAGCAACGGCAGGTGCTGGAGGCGTGGATGGCGCACACCTTCGACTTCCCCGCGCGCCTGAAGGAGGACGACGCCACGCTGGCGGAGCACTTCGCTCGCTTCGGTCCCCTCTACGCCCAGGCCGTGCGGAAGGAGCGCCCCGGAGCACAACTGCCCGACTCCGGCACTCCGGGAGGGCTGCTGTCCCTGGGGCTCTACCTCAGCCTGGGGCGCCACCACGATTGGAAGACCTGGCTCGGCCGGGTGCGTGCGCCCACGCTCGTCATCCACGGCGCCGAGGACCTGCAGCCGCGTGCCGCCACCGCCCGCGTGGTAGAAGCCCTGCCCCACGCGCGGCTGGTGGAGCTCGCGGGCAGCGGGCACTTTCCCTTCGAGGAGCAACCCGAGGCCTTCGCGGCCACCCTGCGCGCGTTTTTCGCGGAGGCAAAGCGGTGAGTGGACTGCTGTATGCCATCGGTGAGGTGTCGCGAATCACCGGCCTGAGCGTGAAGGCGCTGCGCCTCTACCAGGAGAAGGGACTGCTGCTGCCCTCGCGCGTGGACCCCTCCTCCGGCTACCGCTACTACTCCGAGCGCGACATCGCCCAGGCCCACACCTTGCGAGCGCTGCGCGACCTGCGACTGTCGCTGGAGGAGATTCGCGGGGTACTCGATGAGCTGGACCAGGGCGCGTCCCTGTCCGAGCACCTCACGAGGGTGCGCGCCCGGCTTGCCGACGAAGCGGCCAGCGCCCAGCGGTCGGTGCTGGCCCTGGACACGCTGCTTCGGCACCAGGAGCAGGCGGAGGCGTACCTGCGCGCGCCTCCTCCCCTGCTGGAGCGATGGCTGCCCGGAATGCGTGTCGCCGTGCACCGCGCTCGGGGGCGCTATTCGGACGCGTCGCAGGTCTTCCCGCGTCTGATTGCCGCGTGCGGTCCGGATGTCGGAGGTGCTCCCTTCTGCCTCTACCACGAGGCGGAGTACCGCGAGGACGATGCGGACATCTCCTGGTGCGTGCCCCTGGCCCCCGGTGCCCGGCCCGAGGGTGTGCACGTGGAGGAACTGCCCGAGGTGCAGGCGGCCACGCTCGTTCACACCGGGCCTCCCGACTCGGTGGGCCCGTCCTGGGCGCGGCTCTTCGCCCACCTCCATGCGCACGAGCGCATCCCGGCCGTCCCCCTACGCGAAACGTTCCTGCGCGTGGGCGCGAACGAAGCAGTGCCCTCCTCCTCCTGGCTCACCGAGCTCGCGCTGTCCTGGGAGGCGAAGCACGGGGTGTGAGCGCCAGGCCCCAGCGGCTATTTGCATACGCCATTGCAAATGTTTCCAGCACCACCAATATTCAGGCAATTCAAGCTTAACCTGTCATAGGCTGCCTCCGGGCCTCGGCATGGGTGTACGTCCGTCTCGACAGCAGAGGGCCCTTCCTCGAGAGGAGTGCTCCATGAGGCGGTCACTGTTCCTTCTGTTGTCATCCCTGGTGGTTGTCATTTCCTGTGGCGAGCCCACGCGCGAGGGGGACCCGGGTCCCGAGCTCGGGGAGAGCACCGCGCCGCTATCGGCCGTCT contains these protein-coding regions:
- a CDS encoding alpha/beta fold hydrolase, whose amino-acid sequence is MVLAFGALVLLVGAAAGAWWWMGRGLFQPGTVEETLAARGETLEVPPGQRTDASRWEVAPGVQLHHVAVGQGRDVVVVHGGPGLPPAAPWRAAGLTGEALRWHFYDQRGCGASSRPITRAPPDGTWKAMQEVEARLGLAAQLADLERIRRLLGQERLTLVGHSFGALVATLYAAEWPERVEALVLVAPAPLVTMPAGDGNLFTQVGARLDTEQRQVLEAWMAHTFDFPARLKEDDATLAEHFARFGPLYAQAVRKERPGAQLPDSGTPGGLLSLGLYLSLGRHHDWKTWLGRVRAPTLVIHGAEDLQPRAATARVVEALPHARLVELAGSGHFPFEEQPEAFAATLRAFFAEAKR
- a CDS encoding MerR family transcriptional regulator, which translates into the protein MSGLLYAIGEVSRITGLSVKALRLYQEKGLLLPSRVDPSSGYRYYSERDIAQAHTLRALRDLRLSLEEIRGVLDELDQGASLSEHLTRVRARLADEAASAQRSVLALDTLLRHQEQAEAYLRAPPPLLERWLPGMRVAVHRARGRYSDASQVFPRLIAACGPDVGGAPFCLYHEAEYREDDADISWCVPLAPGARPEGVHVEELPEVQAATLVHTGPPDSVGPSWARLFAHLHAHERIPAVPLRETFLRVGANEAVPSSSWLTELALSWEAKHGV